The region AAGACACCCCTTGGTTGGCCTGACCTGCTCCCGGACCTGCTTCTCGAAGACCCGTGGGGCCACAAACAACTGCCTCGAAGCCGGACACAGCGGCTTCACCCGACTGGCAGTCGCCTGGAGCAGAGACATCCGGCCGACAAGATTCACAAACTGCTTAGGTCTGCTCTGCCGGCTCTTTGGCCAGAATCGCTCTCCCCTGCCGCCGCACAGGATAACTGCGTAAAGCTTCATGCTACCTCCCCCGTGCCACTTCGCTCAGAAACGCGCTCACCACCGCACTACCAAGACGAGTCCTTATCACGACGGGAACCTTGTCCGGGTTGTCAGCAAGGAACGCTGCCCCCAGCGGACAGGAAGTCGTCGGCTTCATCTCTAGACAGCTGAACTCTCCGGCTGGCACGCGAACCCTGGTATGCCCAAGTGCACGAAACTCGGTGTCATAATCCCGGCGGTCCGTGTGAACATACACTTTCATGGAACTCCCTGGTTCAACTGTCAAAGTCCGGAAAAAGTACCACAACGTCACGAGGTCCCTTGCCAAGCCACCAAGTGGATACTCTGTGTTGTCGTTGTACCGCACTACCCGCTGCTCATAGTCAAAGTCTGCTACCCATTCAGTCCGGTACCGCTGCTCTCTCGTTCTCTTGTAAGAACGCAAAGTAACCATGTCCCTGACCCGGCACCATGTCTCGAGAACATACTCAGCCTCAAACACGAGCGAGAGTGTCGGGTTTGACTTGAGCACACCGCGAAAGTGGTAACAAGGCTCCGCCCGCACCGTATCCAGAGATAGAGTAACCAGCTCCAATGTCCCGAGCTTCAGCGGTCCATACCGGACTTCATAGCGCAGGGTCTCTGCCGGAGCGAACGCAAACCGACCGTCCCCGACCGAGACA is a window of candidate division WOR-3 bacterium DNA encoding:
- a CDS encoding DUF3108 domain-containing protein, with the protein product VSVGDGRFAFAPAETLRYEVRYGPLKLGTLELVTLSLDTVRAEPCYHFRGVLKSNPTLSLVFEAEYVLETWCRVRDMVTLRSYKRTREQRYRTEWVADFDYEQRVVRYNDNTEYPLGGLARDLVTLWYFFRTLTVEPGSSMKVYVHTDRRDYDTEFRALGHTRVRVPAGEFSCLEMKPTTSCPLGAAFLADNPDKVPVVIRTRLGSAVVSAFLSEVARGR